The following are from one region of the Deltaproteobacteria bacterium genome:
- a CDS encoding 3-hydroxyacyl-CoA dehydrogenase family protein has translation MNIDDVKKVVVVGAGNMGHQIATLIAIKGFTVVCTDVKEEVLKKAEAFVDKYLPGRVEKGKLTAEQAEAARKNITFTGDLQEAVKDADFVIEAILEVLDLKRKVFADLDKWAPPHTILATNSSFIVSSRIADATNRPDKVCNMHFFNPALVMKLVEVVQGPHTSDETREIAMDLCEKIGKVPVHLKKEVDGFLLNRIFKAIAREAHWILEMGVASVEDIDKACVYGAGHPMGPFRLNDLTGLDLSYTIGMEAFQATGDRSLLPTPSLVKKVAQGHYGEKTGKGWYDYTKK, from the coding sequence ATGAACATTGATGATGTCAAAAAGGTCGTTGTTGTCGGCGCGGGAAACATGGGGCACCAAATCGCCACCCTGATCGCCATCAAGGGGTTTACGGTCGTCTGCACCGATGTCAAGGAGGAGGTTCTCAAGAAAGCGGAAGCATTCGTGGATAAATACCTGCCCGGCCGGGTTGAAAAGGGAAAGTTGACGGCCGAACAGGCCGAAGCGGCCCGCAAGAACATTACCTTCACCGGCGATCTCCAGGAAGCGGTCAAGGACGCCGACTTCGTCATCGAAGCCATACTGGAAGTATTGGACCTGAAACGGAAGGTTTTCGCCGACCTGGACAAATGGGCGCCGCCCCACACGATCCTGGCGACCAACAGTTCCTTTATCGTCAGTTCCAGGATCGCCGATGCCACGAACCGGCCGGACAAGGTGTGCAACATGCACTTTTTCAACCCGGCCCTGGTCATGAAGCTGGTGGAGGTGGTCCAGGGACCGCACACCTCCGATGAGACGCGCGAAATAGCCATGGATTTGTGTGAAAAAATCGGCAAGGTTCCCGTGCACCTGAAAAAAGAGGTCGACGGCTTTTTGCTGAACCGCATCTTCAAAGCCATTGCACGGGAAGCCCATTGGATCCTGGAGATGGGCGTCGCCTCTGTTGAAGACATCGACAAGGCCTGTGTGTACGGCGCCGGCCATCCTATGGGGCCTTTCCGACTCAACGACCTGACCGGACTCGACTTGAGCTACACCATCGGTATGGAAGCCTTTCAGGCGACCGGTGACCGCAGCCTCCTGCCGACACCCAGCCTGGTCAAAAAAGTTGCCCAGGGCCACTATGGTGAGAAAACCGGCAAGGGCTGGTACGACTATACCAAAAAGTAA